The Enterobacter kobei genome has a segment encoding these proteins:
- the mukB gene encoding chromosome partition protein MukB yields the protein MIERGKFRSLTLINWNGFFARTFDLDELVTTLSGGNGAGKSTTMAAFVTALIPDLTLLHFRNTTEAGATSGSRDKGLHGKLKAGVCYSVLDVINSRHQRVVVGVRLQQVAGRDRKVDIKPFAIQGLPTSVQPTALLTETLNERQARVLTLQELKDKLEAIEGVQFKQFNSITDYHSLMFDLGVVARRLRTASDRSKYYRLIEASLYGGISSAITRSLRDYLLPENSGVRKAFQDMEAALRENRMTLEAIRVTQSDRDLFKHLISEATNYVAADYMRHANERRVHLDQALEYRRELFTSRKQLVAEQYKHVEMARELGEHNGAEGDLEADYQAASDHLNLVQTALRQQEKIERYEADLDELQIRLEEQNEVVAEAAEMQEENEARAEAAELEVDELKSQLADYQQALDVQQTRAIQYTQALQALQRAKELCHLPDLTPESADEWLDTFQAKEQEATEKLLSLEQKMSVAQTAHSQFEQAYQLVVAINGPLARNEAWNVARELLRDGVNQRHLAEQVQPLRMRLNELEQRLREQQEAERLLAEFCKRQGKHYDFDELEALHQELEARIAALSDTVSSASEQRMTLRQELEQLQSRSKRLLERAPVWLAAQSSLNQLSEQCGEQFESSQQVTEYLQQLLEREREAIVERDEVGARKRDVDEEIERLSQPGGSEDPRLNALAERFGGVLLSEIYDDVGLDDAPYFSALYGPSRNAIVVPDLSLISDQLAGLEDCPEDLYLIEGDPQSFDDSVFSVDELEKAVVVKIADRQWRYSRFPELPLFGRAARESRIESLHAERETLSERFATLSFDVQKTQRLHQAFSRFIGSHLGVAFEADPEAEIRKLNTRRGELERAIASHESDNQQSRVQFEQAKEGVAALNRILPRLNLLADDTLADRVDEIQERLDEAQEAARFVQQHGNQLAKLEPVVSVLQSDPEQFEQLKEDYAWSQQVQREARQQSFALTEVVQRRAHFGYSDSAEMLSGNSDLNEKLRQRLEQAEAERTRAREAMRSHSAQLNQYNQVLASLKSSFDTKKELLNDLQKELQDIGVRADSGAEERARLRRDELHSQLSNNRARRNQLEKALTFCEAEMDNLTRRLRKLERDYHEMREQVVTAKAGWCAVMRMVKDNNVERRLHRRELAYLSADELRSMSDKALGALRLAVADNEHLRDVLRMSEDPKRPERKIQFFVAVYQHLRERIRQDIIRTDDPVEAIEQMEIELGRLTEELTSREQKLAISSRSVANIIRKTIQREQNRIRQLNQGLQSVSFGQVNSVRLNVNVREAHATLLDVLSEQHEQHQDLFNSNRLTFSEALAKLYQRLNPQIDMGQRTPQTIGEELLDYRNYLEMEVEVNRGSDGWLRAESGALSTGEAIGTGMSILVMVVQSWEDEARRLRGKDISPCRLLFLDEAARLDARSIATLFELCERLDMQLIIAAPENISPEKGTTYKLVRKVFQNSEHVHVVGLRGFAPQPPESLPETTADAS from the coding sequence ATGATTGAACGCGGTAAATTTCGCTCACTAACGCTGATTAACTGGAACGGCTTCTTTGCCCGAACCTTCGATCTGGACGAGCTGGTCACGACGCTCTCCGGTGGTAACGGGGCGGGGAAATCCACCACCATGGCGGCGTTTGTGACGGCGCTGATCCCCGACCTGACGTTGCTTCACTTCCGTAACACCACTGAAGCAGGCGCGACAAGCGGCTCCCGCGATAAAGGTCTGCACGGTAAGCTGAAAGCGGGCGTCTGTTATTCCGTTCTGGACGTTATCAACTCTCGTCACCAGCGCGTGGTGGTGGGGGTTCGTTTGCAGCAGGTTGCCGGTCGCGACCGTAAAGTGGATATCAAACCGTTTGCTATCCAGGGGCTGCCAACCTCCGTGCAGCCGACCGCGCTGCTGACGGAAACCCTGAATGAACGCCAGGCGCGCGTGCTGACGTTACAGGAACTGAAAGACAAGCTCGAAGCCATTGAGGGCGTGCAGTTCAAGCAGTTCAACTCCATCACCGACTACCACTCCCTGATGTTCGATCTGGGCGTGGTGGCGCGTCGTCTGCGTACCGCTTCAGACCGTAGCAAATACTACCGTCTGATCGAAGCGTCCCTGTACGGCGGTATCTCCAGCGCCATTACCCGCTCCCTGCGCGACTACCTGTTGCCGGAGAACAGCGGCGTGCGTAAGGCGTTCCAGGATATGGAAGCGGCGCTGCGTGAAAACCGCATGACGCTGGAAGCGATTCGCGTGACCCAGTCAGACCGTGACCTGTTTAAACACCTGATCAGCGAAGCCACCAACTACGTGGCGGCGGACTACATGCGTCACGCCAATGAGCGCCGCGTCCATCTCGATCAGGCATTAGAATACCGCCGCGAACTGTTTACCTCCCGTAAACAGCTGGTGGCAGAGCAGTATAAGCACGTCGAAATGGCGCGCGAGCTGGGCGAGCACAACGGCGCTGAAGGTGACCTGGAAGCCGACTACCAGGCCGCCAGCGATCACCTGAACCTGGTGCAGACCGCGTTGCGCCAGCAGGAGAAAATCGAGCGCTATGAAGCGGATCTCGATGAGCTGCAAATTCGTCTCGAAGAGCAAAATGAAGTGGTGGCCGAAGCCGCCGAGATGCAGGAAGAGAACGAAGCCCGCGCCGAAGCCGCCGAGCTGGAAGTGGATGAGCTGAAAAGCCAGCTTGCTGATTACCAGCAGGCATTGGACGTGCAGCAGACGCGTGCGATTCAGTACACCCAGGCACTGCAGGCGTTACAGCGCGCGAAAGAGCTGTGCCATCTGCCTGACCTGACGCCGGAAAGCGCCGACGAGTGGCTGGATACCTTCCAGGCCAAAGAGCAGGAAGCCACCGAGAAACTGCTCTCTCTTGAACAGAAAATGAGCGTCGCGCAAACGGCGCACAGCCAGTTTGAACAAGCGTATCAGCTGGTGGTCGCCATTAATGGCCCGCTGGCGCGTAACGAAGCCTGGAACGTTGCCCGTGAACTGCTGCGCGACGGCGTCAACCAGCGCCATCTGGCCGAGCAGGTGCAGCCGCTGCGTATGCGCCTGAACGAACTGGAACAGCGCCTGCGTGAGCAGCAGGAAGCCGAGCGTTTGCTGGCTGAGTTCTGTAAGCGTCAGGGTAAACATTACGATTTCGACGAGCTTGAGGCGCTGCATCAGGAGCTGGAAGCGCGTATCGCTGCGCTTTCCGATACGGTCTCCAGCGCCAGTGAGCAGCGCATGACCCTGCGCCAGGAGCTGGAACAGCTTCAGTCCCGTTCTAAAAGGCTCCTGGAGCGCGCGCCGGTCTGGCTGGCGGCGCAAAGCAGCCTTAACCAGCTCAGCGAACAGTGCGGCGAACAGTTCGAATCCAGCCAGCAGGTGACCGAATACCTGCAACAGCTGCTGGAGCGTGAGCGCGAAGCCATTGTTGAGCGTGATGAAGTCGGCGCACGTAAGCGTGACGTCGATGAAGAAATTGAGCGCTTAAGCCAGCCGGGCGGGTCAGAAGATCCGCGCCTCAATGCCTTAGCCGAGCGTTTTGGTGGCGTACTGCTGTCTGAGATTTACGACGATGTCGGCCTGGACGATGCGCCATACTTCTCCGCATTGTACGGCCCATCCCGTAACGCGATTGTGGTGCCGGATCTGTCGCTGATTTCTGACCAGCTCGCCGGGCTGGAAGATTGCCCGGAAGATCTCTATCTGATCGAAGGGGATCCACAGTCGTTCGATGACAGCGTGTTTAGCGTTGACGAGCTGGAAAAAGCGGTGGTGGTGAAAATCGCTGACCGCCAGTGGCGTTACTCCCGCTTCCCGGAACTGCCGCTGTTTGGCCGTGCCGCACGTGAAAGCCGTATTGAGAGCCTCCATGCCGAGCGTGAAACGCTGTCGGAACGTTTTGCGACCCTGTCGTTTGATGTACAGAAAACCCAGCGTCTGCATCAGGCGTTCAGCCGTTTTATCGGTAGCCATCTGGGCGTGGCGTTTGAAGCCGACCCGGAAGCGGAAATCCGCAAACTCAATACCCGCCGCGGCGAGCTGGAACGCGCCATTGCCAGTCATGAAAGTGACAACCAGCAGAGTCGCGTCCAGTTTGAACAGGCGAAAGAGGGCGTCGCTGCCCTTAACCGCATCCTGCCGCGCCTCAACCTTCTGGCAGATGACACGCTGGCCGATCGCGTGGATGAGATCCAGGAACGTCTGGATGAAGCCCAGGAAGCCGCGCGTTTCGTGCAGCAGCACGGCAATCAGCTGGCGAAGCTGGAGCCCGTGGTGTCTGTCCTGCAGAGCGACCCGGAACAGTTCGAGCAGTTAAAAGAAGATTATGCCTGGTCGCAGCAGGTGCAGCGCGAAGCGCGTCAGCAGTCGTTTGCCCTGACGGAAGTCGTGCAGCGTCGCGCACACTTCGGCTATTCCGATTCGGCTGAAATGCTGAGCGGTAACAGCGACCTGAATGAAAAGCTGCGTCAACGTCTTGAGCAGGCAGAAGCGGAACGTACCCGAGCACGCGAAGCGATGCGCAGCCACTCCGCTCAGCTTAATCAGTACAACCAGGTGCTGGCCTCGCTGAAAAGCTCCTTCGACACCAAGAAAGAGCTGTTAAACGACCTGCAGAAAGAGTTGCAGGACATTGGCGTGCGTGCCGACAGCGGGGCGGAAGAGCGCGCCCGTCTTCGTCGTGATGAACTGCATAGCCAGCTCAGCAACAACCGTGCGCGTCGTAATCAGCTGGAAAAAGCGCTGACCTTCTGCGAAGCCGAAATGGATAACCTGACCCGTCGCCTGCGCAAGCTGGAACGCGACTATCACGAGATGCGCGAGCAGGTGGTGACGGCGAAAGCGGGCTGGTGTGCGGTCATGCGGATGGTGAAAGACAACAACGTGGAACGTCGCCTGCACCGTCGCGAACTGGCGTACCTCTCAGCCGATGAGCTGCGTTCAATGTCGGATAAGGCGTTGGGTGCGCTGCGCCTGGCGGTGGCGGATAATGAGCACCTGCGCGATGTGCTGCGCATGTCAGAAGATCCGAAACGTCCGGAGCGTAAAATTCAGTTCTTCGTGGCGGTTTATCAGCATCTGCGCGAGCGTATTCGTCAGGATATCATCCGTACCGACGATCCGGTCGAAGCCATCGAACAGATGGAAATTGAGCTGGGGCGTCTGACGGAAGAGCTGACTTCCCGCGAGCAGAAGCTGGCTATCAGCTCCCGCAGCGTGGCGAATATTATTCGCAAAACCATTCAGCGTGAGCAGAACCGTATCCGCCAGCTGAACCAGGGTCTGCAGAGCGTGTCGTTTGGTCAGGTGAACAGCGTGCGTCTCAACGTCAACGTGCGTGAAGCCCACGCGACGCTGCTGGACGTGCTCTCTGAGCAGCACGAGCAGCATCAGGATCTGTTCAACAGCAACCGTCTGACCTTCTCTGAAGCGCTGGCGAAGCTGTACCAGCGTCTGAACCCGCAGATTGATATGGGTCAGCGCACGCCGCAAACCATCGGTGAAGAACTGCTGGATTACCGTAACTACCTGGAAATGGAAGTTGAGGTTAACCGTGGTTCAGACGGCTGGCTGCGTGCGGAATCCGGGGCGCTCTCTACCGGTGAAGCGATCGGTACCGGGATGTCCATTCTGGTGATGGTTGTACAGAGCTGGGAAGATGAAGCACGCCGTCTGCGCGGTAAAGACATCTCTCCATGCCGCCTGCTGTTCCTGGATGAAGCGGCGCGTCTTGATGCCCGCTCTATTGCCACGCTGTTTGAGCTTTGCGAGCGTCTTGATATGCAGCTCATCATTGCGGCACCGGAAAACATCAGCCCTGAAAAAGGGACCACCTATAAACTGGTGCGTAAAGTGTTCCAGAACAGCGAACACGTTCATGTTGTCGGGTTGCGTGGTTTTGCGCCGCAGCCTCCGGAGTCATTGCCGGAAACCACGGCAGACGCTTCCTGA
- the ldtD gene encoding L,D-transpeptidase codes for MLLKKECGRQLSALSLCLAVMFAPLLTAQADEPEIVPTDSSAATGAQPTSLSQPLEQSPATAVMAGIKPLPEGIDIESLSQQLLSGLPSGYTPAYINQLTLLYAARDMKPMWEDRDAVRAFQQQLAEVAIAGFQPQFTKWVELLTDPAVTGQARDVVLSDAMMGYLQFVAGIAVNGNRWLYSDKPYKLATPALSVINQWQLALDNSDLPRFIASLAPAHPQYATLHESLLALVGDSRPWPQMRGTATLRPGQWSSDVPALREILKRSGILEGGPKIALPGDDPQSAVVSPSAPVKEKKAALLSDKPAAYDRELVAAVKQFQAAQGLGADGVIGPSTRDWLNVSPAQRAGVLALNIQRLRLLPGTLSTGIMVNIPAYSLVYYQDGSEKLASRVIVGRPDRKTPMMSSALNNVVVNPPWNVPPTLARKDILPKVWNDPGYLERHGYTVMRGWNSKEAIDPYMVDWSTITASNLPFRFQQAPGAHNSLGRYKFNMPSSDAIYLHDTPNHNLFQKDTRALSSGCVRVNKASELANMLLQDAGWNDTRISDALKQGDTRYVNIRHNIPVNLYYLTAFVGEDGRTQYRTDIYNYDLTARSGAQILPKAEQLIR; via the coding sequence ATGTTGCTAAAGAAAGAATGTGGTCGTCAGCTGTCTGCGCTGAGTTTATGCCTGGCAGTGATGTTTGCTCCACTGTTAACCGCCCAGGCCGACGAGCCTGAAATTGTGCCGACGGACAGCTCCGCAGCGACAGGCGCGCAGCCGACGTCATTGTCTCAGCCGCTGGAACAGTCTCCGGCGACCGCCGTCATGGCCGGCATTAAGCCGTTGCCGGAAGGCATCGATATCGAATCGCTTAGCCAGCAGCTCCTCTCAGGGTTGCCGTCAGGCTACACGCCCGCCTATATCAATCAGCTCACGCTGCTTTATGCAGCCCGGGACATGAAACCCATGTGGGAAGATCGTGATGCCGTGCGCGCGTTCCAGCAGCAGCTGGCAGAAGTGGCGATTGCGGGTTTTCAGCCGCAGTTTACGAAGTGGGTTGAGCTGTTAACCGATCCAGCCGTCACTGGCCAGGCGCGGGACGTGGTGCTTTCCGATGCCATGATGGGCTATCTGCAGTTTGTGGCGGGTATTGCGGTCAACGGCAACCGCTGGTTATATAGCGATAAGCCCTACAAGCTGGCGACGCCAGCGCTGTCGGTGATCAACCAGTGGCAGCTGGCGCTGGATAATAGCGATCTGCCGCGCTTTATTGCCAGTCTCGCCCCGGCGCACCCGCAGTATGCCACCCTGCATGAGTCGCTCCTCGCGCTGGTAGGCGACTCGCGTCCCTGGCCGCAAATGCGGGGTACCGCGACGCTACGTCCAGGCCAGTGGAGCAGCGATGTTCCTGCTCTGCGCGAAATCCTGAAACGCTCCGGTATTCTTGAGGGCGGGCCGAAGATTGCCCTGCCGGGCGACGATCCGCAAAGCGCGGTTGTGAGCCCGTCAGCGCCGGTGAAAGAGAAGAAGGCCGCTCTCCTGAGCGATAAACCTGCGGCATACGATCGCGAACTGGTTGCTGCGGTTAAGCAATTCCAGGCTGCGCAGGGGCTGGGTGCCGACGGGGTAATAGGTCCGTCAACGCGCGACTGGCTTAACGTCTCTCCTGCGCAGCGGGCAGGGGTGCTGGCACTAAATATTCAGCGTTTGCGCCTGCTGCCGGGCACCTTGTCCACAGGCATTATGGTGAATATTCCGGCCTATTCCCTGGTCTATTATCAGGATGGCAGCGAAAAACTGGCCTCGCGCGTTATTGTCGGGCGTCCGGATCGTAAAACACCGATGATGAGCAGCGCGTTAAATAACGTGGTGGTTAACCCACCGTGGAACGTGCCGCCGACGCTGGCACGTAAAGACATTCTGCCAAAGGTCTGGAACGATCCGGGTTATCTGGAACGTCATGGCTATACGGTGATGCGCGGCTGGAACAGTAAAGAGGCGATTGATCCTTACATGGTCGACTGGTCGACGATTACGGCTTCCAACCTGCCGTTCCGCTTCCAGCAGGCTCCCGGGGCGCATAACTCCCTGGGGCGTTACAAATTCAATATGCCGAGTTCAGATGCTATCTATCTGCACGATACGCCGAACCACAACTTGTTCCAGAAAGATACCCGCGCCCTCAGTTCAGGCTGCGTGCGCGTAAACAAAGCCTCGGAGCTGGCCAATATGCTGTTGCAGGATGCGGGCTGGAACGATACGCGTATTTCTGATGCCCTGAAACAGGGGGATACGCGCTACGTGAATATTCGACACAACATTCCGGTCAATCTTTACTATCTGACGGCATTTGTGGGTGAAGACGGGCGCACTCAGTATCGTACAGATATTTACAATTATGATCTCACTGCGCGATCCGGCGCACAAATTTTGCCAAAAGCGGAACAATTAATCAGGTAA
- a CDS encoding YcbK family protein, producing MDKFDANRRKLLALGGVALGAAAILPTPAFATLSTPRPRVLTLNNLHTGESLKAEFFDGRGYIQDELARLNHFFRDFRANKVKAIDPGLFDQLFRLQGLLGTRKPVQLISGYRSLDTNNELRAHSRGVAKKSYHTKGQAMDFHIEGVSLANIRKAALSMRAGGVGYYPSSNFVHIDTGPVRHW from the coding sequence ATGGACAAATTTGACGCTAATCGCCGCAAACTGCTGGCGTTAGGTGGTGTTGCGCTTGGCGCAGCGGCCATCTTGCCGACGCCAGCATTTGCCACCCTCTCGACACCTCGTCCGCGAGTTTTAACGCTCAACAATCTTCATACCGGTGAGTCGCTAAAAGCGGAGTTTTTCGATGGCAGAGGCTATATTCAGGATGAATTAGCAAGACTCAACCATTTTTTCCGTGATTTCCGCGCGAATAAAGTAAAAGCCATCGACCCAGGATTGTTTGATCAGTTGTTCCGCCTTCAGGGCCTGCTGGGCACCAGGAAGCCCGTGCAGCTCATTTCTGGTTATCGCTCACTGGATACCAATAATGAACTACGCGCCCATAGCCGTGGGGTAGCGAAAAAAAGCTATCACACGAAGGGACAGGCAATGGATTTCCATATTGAAGGCGTTTCGTTAGCCAATATTCGCAAAGCTGCGTTATCTATGCGCGCAGGTGGTGTAGGATATTACCCCAGCAGCAACTTTGTGCATATTGATACCGGTCCGGTCCGGCACTGGTAA
- a CDS encoding MBL fold metallo-hydrolase, translating into MNYRIIPVTAFSQNCSLIWCEQTKLAALVDPGGDAEKIKQEVADSGVTLMQILLTHGHLDHVGAAAELAQHFGVPIIGPEKEDEFWLQGLPAQSRMFGLDECQPLTPDCWLNEGERVNVGNVTLQVLHCPGHTPGHIVFFDDQSRLLISGDVIFKGGVGRSDFPRGDHGQLIQSIKQKLLPLGDDVTFIPGHGPMSTLGYERLHNPFLQDEMPVW; encoded by the coding sequence ATGAACTATCGTATTATTCCGGTTACCGCGTTCTCCCAGAACTGTTCATTGATCTGGTGCGAGCAAACCAAACTGGCCGCGCTTGTTGATCCCGGCGGCGACGCCGAGAAAATCAAGCAGGAAGTCGCCGACAGCGGTGTGACGCTGATGCAGATTTTACTGACGCATGGTCATCTCGATCATGTTGGCGCAGCGGCAGAGCTGGCACAGCATTTTGGTGTGCCGATCATCGGTCCGGAAAAAGAAGATGAGTTCTGGCTGCAGGGGTTACCTGCCCAAAGCCGCATGTTTGGCCTTGATGAGTGTCAGCCTCTGACGCCCGATTGCTGGCTGAACGAAGGAGAGCGCGTTAACGTAGGGAATGTGACTTTACAGGTGTTGCATTGTCCTGGGCATACGCCAGGCCATATCGTCTTCTTTGATGACCAGTCTCGTCTGCTGATTTCGGGCGACGTGATTTTCAAAGGCGGCGTAGGACGCAGCGATTTTCCGCGCGGCGATCACGGGCAGCTGATTCAGTCGATCAAACAGAAGTTATTGCCGCTGGGCGATGACGTGACGTTTATCCCTGGACACGGTCCGATGTCGACGCTGGGCTATGAACGGCTCCATAATCCGTTCCTTCAGGATGAAATGCCTGTCTGGTAA
- the aspC gene encoding aspartate transaminase, whose translation MFENITAAPADPILGLADLFRADDRPGKINLGIGVYKDETGKTPVLTSVKKAEQYLLENETTKNYLGIDGIPEFGRCTQELLFGKGSAIVSDKRARTAQTPGGTGALRVAADFLAKNTSVKRVWVSNPSWPNHKSVFNSAGLEVREYAYYDAANHALDFDGLLASLNEAQAGDVVLFHGCCHNPTGIDPTLEQWEQLAKLSVEKGWLPLFDFAYQGFARGLEEDAEGLRAFAAVHQELIVASSYSKNFGLYNERVGACTLVAANDETVDRAFSQMKSVIRANYSNPPAHGASVVATILSNDALRAIWEQELNDMRQRIQRMRLLFVNTLAEKGADRDFSFIIKQNGMFSFSGLTKEQVLRLREEFGVYAVASGRVNVAGMTPDNMAPLCEAIVAVL comes from the coding sequence ATGTTTGAGAACATTACCGCCGCTCCTGCCGACCCAATTCTGGGCCTGGCCGATCTGTTTCGTGCCGACGACCGCCCTGGCAAAATCAACCTGGGTATTGGTGTATATAAAGATGAAACCGGCAAAACCCCGGTACTGACCAGCGTTAAGAAAGCTGAGCAGTATCTGCTGGAAAATGAAACCACCAAAAACTACCTCGGTATTGATGGTATTCCTGAATTTGGTCGCTGCACGCAGGAGCTGCTGTTCGGTAAAGGTAGCGCAATTGTGAGTGACAAACGTGCGCGTACAGCACAGACACCAGGCGGTACCGGCGCACTGCGTGTGGCGGCGGATTTCCTTGCGAAAAACACCTCTGTTAAGCGTGTCTGGGTGAGCAACCCAAGCTGGCCGAACCACAAGAGCGTCTTTAACTCTGCAGGTCTGGAAGTGCGCGAATATGCATACTACGACGCGGCAAACCATGCTCTCGACTTTGATGGCCTGCTGGCAAGCCTGAACGAAGCGCAGGCGGGTGATGTGGTGCTGTTCCACGGCTGCTGCCATAACCCAACCGGTATCGACCCGACGCTTGAGCAGTGGGAACAGCTGGCTAAACTCTCCGTAGAGAAAGGCTGGCTGCCGCTGTTTGACTTCGCCTATCAGGGTTTCGCCCGTGGACTGGAAGAAGATGCAGAAGGCCTGCGCGCTTTTGCAGCCGTACACCAGGAATTGATCGTTGCCAGCTCCTACTCCAAGAACTTCGGTCTGTACAATGAGCGCGTAGGTGCCTGTACGCTGGTTGCGGCTAACGACGAAACCGTCGATCGTGCCTTCAGCCAGATGAAATCGGTTATCCGCGCGAACTACTCTAACCCACCGGCACACGGTGCGTCCGTTGTTGCAACCATTCTCAGCAACGATGCGCTGCGCGCGATCTGGGAACAAGAGCTGAACGATATGCGCCAGCGTATCCAGCGTATGCGTCTGCTGTTTGTTAATACTCTGGCCGAGAAAGGCGCAGACCGTGACTTCAGCTTCATCATCAAACAGAACGGCATGTTCTCTTTCAGCGGCCTGACCAAAGAGCAGGTTCTGCGTCTGCGTGAAGAGTTTGGCGTATACGCCGTGGCTTCCGGTCGCGTGAACGTGGCAGGGATGACGCCTGACAACATGGCGCCTCTGTGCGAAGCGATTGTCGCCGTACTGTAA
- a CDS encoding porin: protein MMKRNILAVVIPALLVAGAANAAEIYNKNGNKLDFYGKVNAEHDFVTSGDNTNNNDATYAQIGFKGETQINDQLTGYGQWEYRFMANDAENTAQKNKNRLAFAGLKAGDAGSIDYGRNYGIVYDVESYTDMAPSFSGMTWGGNYVDNFMTSRSTGLLTYRNSDFFGLVDGLSLGVQYQGKNDRADVKTSNGDGVGYSLGYDFGEGFGAIASYSNANRTLNQKADGQGDKAEAWGVGLKYDANNLYLATTYAETRNTTRTGSSGDAGFANKTQNFEVVAQYQFDFGLRPAISYVQTKGKDLAAVGGFSGGDADLAKFIQVGTTYYFNKNFNVWADYYINLLDKDTDYAKAVGGLNGNDDMAAVGVTYQF from the coding sequence ATGATGAAGCGCAATATTCTGGCAGTGGTAATCCCTGCCCTGCTGGTAGCCGGTGCAGCTAACGCTGCAGAAATCTATAACAAGAACGGCAACAAACTGGACTTCTACGGGAAAGTTAACGCCGAGCACGATTTCGTGACCTCTGGTGATAACACCAACAACAACGACGCAACCTACGCGCAGATCGGTTTCAAAGGCGAAACTCAGATCAACGACCAGCTGACCGGTTACGGCCAGTGGGAATACCGCTTCATGGCCAATGATGCGGAAAACACTGCACAGAAAAACAAAAACCGTCTGGCCTTTGCCGGTCTGAAAGCGGGCGACGCTGGCAGCATCGACTACGGCCGTAACTACGGTATCGTTTATGACGTAGAGTCATACACCGATATGGCGCCGTCCTTCTCAGGTATGACCTGGGGCGGTAACTACGTTGATAACTTTATGACCAGCCGTAGCACCGGCCTGCTGACCTACCGTAACAGCGATTTCTTCGGTCTGGTTGACGGTCTGAGCCTGGGCGTACAGTACCAGGGTAAAAACGACCGTGCTGACGTTAAAACCTCTAACGGTGACGGCGTAGGTTACTCCCTGGGTTACGACTTCGGCGAAGGCTTCGGTGCAATCGCATCTTACAGCAACGCTAACCGTACTCTGAACCAGAAAGCTGATGGTCAGGGTGACAAAGCTGAAGCATGGGGTGTTGGTCTGAAATATGACGCTAACAACCTGTACCTGGCAACCACCTATGCAGAAACCCGTAACACCACCCGTACCGGTTCTAGCGGTGATGCTGGTTTTGCTAACAAAACGCAGAACTTCGAAGTGGTTGCTCAGTACCAGTTCGACTTCGGCCTGCGTCCAGCCATCTCCTACGTGCAGACCAAAGGTAAAGACCTGGCTGCCGTCGGCGGCTTCAGCGGTGGCGATGCAGACCTGGCTAAATTCATCCAGGTGGGTACCACTTACTACTTCAACAAAAACTTCAACGTGTGGGCTGACTACTACATCAACCTGCTGGACAAAGACACCGACTACGCGAAAGCGGTTGGCGGTCTGAACGGCAACGACGATATGGCTGCTGTGGGTGTAACCTACCAGTTCTAA